The following proteins are co-located in the Neodiprion virginianus isolate iyNeoVirg1 chromosome 6, iyNeoVirg1.1, whole genome shotgun sequence genome:
- the LOC124306671 gene encoding uncharacterized protein LOC124306671 isoform X2 has translation MEVSGAEKKSPPGSIPKKCCQLQAGDLNITSTWKIVNDKLLHNTISTTSFKESPGRAELEDVVSLETCIRLEGNVHDKREPCNIDIKLNNGKKIARIAIVSEAFLIELYKQFGEYVSTAHAEFIDEFEQSAVYFADICLSPPTPEVSIKFARLKNPSTAMWLYGIRLSLTDSEPSTKSQEFDYNVIGELLQSKAGSSSKSNNWAKKILEKSEAPVENLNPELDSFYQNFMGVNLDSSTHIHFPHRQDSRTTAPRKQNVECIGDSADILDSNFKTYVDNRLREMEERLAQRIDTINYKTNEKLDDILKLLSNRQN, from the exons ATGGAAGTTAGCGGTGCTGAAAAGAAATCACCGCCAGGTAGCATTCCAAAAAAGTGTTGCCAGCTGCAAGCTGGAGACCTGAATATTACTTCAACCTGGAAAATAGTCAACGATAAATTACTCCACAATACAATTTCTACTACCAGCTTCAAAGAATCGCCTGgaag AGCAGAACTAGAAGATGTAGTTTCACTGGAAACATGTATAAGACTGGAAGGAAACGTGCATGATAAAAGGGAGCCATGCAACATTGatattaagttaaataatggtaaaaaaatagCGAGGATTGCCATAGTCTCGGAGGCATTTCTAATTGAATTATACAAGCAATTTGGAGAATACGTCAGTACCGCGCATGCGGAATTCATTGATGAATTTGAACAAAGTGCTGTGTATTTTGCAGACATATGCCTGAGTCCACCCACACCTGAAGTTAGCATCAAG TTTGCCAGACTGAAGAATCCTAGCACAGCTATGTGGTTGTATGGAATACGACTTTCCCTTACAGATTCTGAGCCTAGTACAAAGTCTCAAGAATTTGATTACAACGTTATAGGTGAATTGTTGCAAAGTAAAGCCGGATCGTCATCAAAGTCTAATAATTGGGCAAAGaagattttggaaaaatcagAGGCTCCCGTAGAGAATTTAAATCCTGAGCTTGATTCCTTTTATCAAAACTTTATGGGCGTCAATTTAGACTCATCGACGCACATACATTTCCCTCATAGGCAAGACTCTCGAACGACTGCACCTAGGAAACAAAATGTGGAATGTATTGGTGATTCTGCAGATATTCTTGATTCCAACTTCAAAACGTACGTTGACAATAGGCTGAGAGAGATGGAGGAGAGACTCGCACAAAGAATAGacacaataaattataaaacaaacgaaaaactGGATGATATCCTCAAATTACTTAGTAATAGGCAAAATTGA
- the LOC124306671 gene encoding uncharacterized protein LOC124306671 isoform X1, with protein sequence MTDFGYVNSLFTSYIVNAMEVSGAEKKSPPGSIPKKCCQLQAGDLNITSTWKIVNDKLLHNTISTTSFKESPGRAELEDVVSLETCIRLEGNVHDKREPCNIDIKLNNGKKIARIAIVSEAFLIELYKQFGEYVSTAHAEFIDEFEQSAVYFADICLSPPTPEVSIKFARLKNPSTAMWLYGIRLSLTDSEPSTKSQEFDYNVIGELLQSKAGSSSKSNNWAKKILEKSEAPVENLNPELDSFYQNFMGVNLDSSTHIHFPHRQDSRTTAPRKQNVECIGDSADILDSNFKTYVDNRLREMEERLAQRIDTINYKTNEKLDDILKLLSNRQN encoded by the exons ATGACTGACTTCGGTTATGTCAACAGTTTGTTTACAAGTTACATAGTAAATGCAATGGAAGTTAGCGGTGCTGAAAAGAAATCACCGCCAGGTAGCATTCCAAAAAAGTGTTGCCAGCTGCAAGCTGGAGACCTGAATATTACTTCAACCTGGAAAATAGTCAACGATAAATTACTCCACAATACAATTTCTACTACCAGCTTCAAAGAATCGCCTGgaag AGCAGAACTAGAAGATGTAGTTTCACTGGAAACATGTATAAGACTGGAAGGAAACGTGCATGATAAAAGGGAGCCATGCAACATTGatattaagttaaataatggtaaaaaaatagCGAGGATTGCCATAGTCTCGGAGGCATTTCTAATTGAATTATACAAGCAATTTGGAGAATACGTCAGTACCGCGCATGCGGAATTCATTGATGAATTTGAACAAAGTGCTGTGTATTTTGCAGACATATGCCTGAGTCCACCCACACCTGAAGTTAGCATCAAG TTTGCCAGACTGAAGAATCCTAGCACAGCTATGTGGTTGTATGGAATACGACTTTCCCTTACAGATTCTGAGCCTAGTACAAAGTCTCAAGAATTTGATTACAACGTTATAGGTGAATTGTTGCAAAGTAAAGCCGGATCGTCATCAAAGTCTAATAATTGGGCAAAGaagattttggaaaaatcagAGGCTCCCGTAGAGAATTTAAATCCTGAGCTTGATTCCTTTTATCAAAACTTTATGGGCGTCAATTTAGACTCATCGACGCACATACATTTCCCTCATAGGCAAGACTCTCGAACGACTGCACCTAGGAAACAAAATGTGGAATGTATTGGTGATTCTGCAGATATTCTTGATTCCAACTTCAAAACGTACGTTGACAATAGGCTGAGAGAGATGGAGGAGAGACTCGCACAAAGAATAGacacaataaattataaaacaaacgaaaaactGGATGATATCCTCAAATTACTTAGTAATAGGCAAAATTGA
- the LOC124306672 gene encoding phosphoglycerate mutase 1: MSKYRIVMVRHGESEWNQLNLFCGWFDAGLSEKGKSEAVAAGKALKAEGYTFDVAHTSMLTRAQTTLQAILKEIGQENLPTEKTWRLNERHYGGLTGMNKAETAAKYGEAQVQIWRRSFDTPPPPMEPDHKYYETIVKDPRYAAEPKPEEFPKFESLKLTIERTLPYWNNTIIPQLKEGKKIIIAAHGNSLRGIVKHLDELSNEQIMGLNLPTGIPFVYELDENFKPIVSMKFLGDEETVKAAIAAVAAQGKAK, from the exons ATGTCCAAGTACAGAATTGTAATGGTTCGCCACGGCGAGAGCGAATGGAATCAGCTCAATCTTTTCTGCGGATGGTTCGACGCTGGTTTATCAGAGAAGG GAAAGAGCGAAGCGGTTGCTGCTGGAAAAGCTCTCAAGGCGGAGGGTTACACCTTTGACGTAGCTCACACGTCGATGCTTACTCGGGCCCAGACGACGCTTCAAGCTATACTAAAAGAAATTGGCCAGGAGAATTTGCCAACTGAAAAAACATGGCGTCTCAACGAGCGCCACTACGGAGGACTTACCGGAATGAACAAAGCTGAAACAGCAGCCAAGTACGGCGAGGCACAGGTTCAGATTTGGAGAAGGTCGTTTGATACTCCGCCACCTCCCATGGAACCCGATCACAAATACTACGAAACTATTGTCAAAGACCCAAGGTATGCTGCGGAACCCAAGCCCGAGGAATTCCCTAAATTTGAGTCTTTGAAACTAACAATTGAAAGAACTCTTCCCTATTGGAACAACACCATCATTCCTCAGCTtaaggaaggaaagaagatCATCATAGCTGCACATGGGAATAGTCTGCGTGGTATTGTGAAGCATCTTGATG aACTTAGCAATGAACAAATTATGGGTCTCAATCTACCGACGGGAATTCCATTTGTCTACGAACTGGATGAGAATTTCAAACCTATTGTATCGATGAAATTCCTTGGCGATGAGGAGACTGTTAAAGCAGCAATAGCTGCGGTCGCTGCCCAAGGCAAGGCTAAGTAA
- the LOC124306671 gene encoding uncharacterized protein LOC124306671 isoform X3, with protein MTDFGYVNSLFTSYIVNAMEVSGAEKKSPPGSIPKKCCQLQAGDLNITSTWKIVNDKLLHNTISTTSFKESPGRAELEDVVSLETCIRLEGNVHDKREPCNIDIKLNNDICLSPPTPEVSIKFARLKNPSTAMWLYGIRLSLTDSEPSTKSQEFDYNVIGELLQSKAGSSSKSNNWAKKILEKSEAPVENLNPELDSFYQNFMGVNLDSSTHIHFPHRQDSRTTAPRKQNVECIGDSADILDSNFKTYVDNRLREMEERLAQRIDTINYKTNEKLDDILKLLSNRQN; from the exons ATGACTGACTTCGGTTATGTCAACAGTTTGTTTACAAGTTACATAGTAAATGCAATGGAAGTTAGCGGTGCTGAAAAGAAATCACCGCCAGGTAGCATTCCAAAAAAGTGTTGCCAGCTGCAAGCTGGAGACCTGAATATTACTTCAACCTGGAAAATAGTCAACGATAAATTACTCCACAATACAATTTCTACTACCAGCTTCAAAGAATCGCCTGgaag AGCAGAACTAGAAGATGTAGTTTCACTGGAAACATGTATAAGACTGGAAGGAAACGTGCATGATAAAAGGGAGCCATGCAACATTGatattaagttaaataatg ACATATGCCTGAGTCCACCCACACCTGAAGTTAGCATCAAG TTTGCCAGACTGAAGAATCCTAGCACAGCTATGTGGTTGTATGGAATACGACTTTCCCTTACAGATTCTGAGCCTAGTACAAAGTCTCAAGAATTTGATTACAACGTTATAGGTGAATTGTTGCAAAGTAAAGCCGGATCGTCATCAAAGTCTAATAATTGGGCAAAGaagattttggaaaaatcagAGGCTCCCGTAGAGAATTTAAATCCTGAGCTTGATTCCTTTTATCAAAACTTTATGGGCGTCAATTTAGACTCATCGACGCACATACATTTCCCTCATAGGCAAGACTCTCGAACGACTGCACCTAGGAAACAAAATGTGGAATGTATTGGTGATTCTGCAGATATTCTTGATTCCAACTTCAAAACGTACGTTGACAATAGGCTGAGAGAGATGGAGGAGAGACTCGCACAAAGAATAGacacaataaattataaaacaaacgaaaaactGGATGATATCCTCAAATTACTTAGTAATAGGCAAAATTGA